A window of the Sphingobium sp. CAP-1 genome harbors these coding sequences:
- a CDS encoding cell wall hydrolase, with the protein MTDASSSPRPHAIMGLVWALLFIGLPMGVAGWESRHRPIDAHASLAAAQARLKRPSTPPPPVEPVQIYALARDQAMAVNADIPFSRDPNPAARPFLFAGSETDLARATDCLAAAELYEAGDDATGEQAVAQVVLNRVRHPAFPKSVCGVVFQGQERTTGCQFTFTCDGALARTPGQAAWERARQIARGALAGQVYRPVGHATHYHTDWVVPYWSGSLDKIAAVGTHLFFRWRGWWGTPPAFRKSVDPGEPLIARIARFSIAHQDAAPLPLDATPAPATESAAALAARPQQAIGTESLGRTVAGVRLIAIAPGAKSFLVELPRSGAPDGWPALARTFCAGRPECRIMAWQAGSAPTGLPLGDAQLAAMSFAYIHNVGSGLQRALWNCAQTPRAARSDCMRQRTPTIAPTAAPANAGLAGVRRKKRFETVRITSPDTASGPPGAP; encoded by the coding sequence ATGACCGATGCATCCTCCTCCCCCCGGCCCCATGCGATCATGGGGCTGGTCTGGGCGCTGCTGTTCATCGGCTTGCCCATGGGCGTCGCCGGCTGGGAAAGCCGGCATCGCCCGATCGATGCGCACGCGTCCCTTGCCGCGGCACAGGCGCGGCTGAAACGGCCGTCCACCCCGCCCCCGCCGGTCGAGCCAGTGCAAATCTATGCGCTGGCCCGCGATCAGGCGATGGCTGTCAACGCCGACATCCCCTTCTCGCGCGATCCCAATCCCGCCGCCCGCCCCTTTCTGTTCGCGGGGTCCGAAACCGACCTGGCCCGCGCGACCGACTGTCTGGCAGCGGCGGAACTCTATGAAGCGGGCGACGACGCGACCGGCGAACAGGCAGTGGCGCAGGTGGTGCTGAACCGGGTGCGGCACCCCGCTTTTCCCAAAAGCGTGTGCGGCGTGGTGTTTCAGGGGCAGGAGCGCACCACCGGCTGCCAGTTCACCTTCACCTGCGACGGCGCGCTGGCCCGCACGCCGGGACAGGCGGCGTGGGAACGGGCGCGGCAGATCGCGCGCGGCGCACTGGCGGGGCAGGTCTATCGCCCGGTCGGCCATGCCACCCATTATCATACCGACTGGGTCGTCCCCTATTGGAGCGGCAGCCTGGACAAGATCGCGGCGGTCGGCACGCACCTCTTCTTCCGCTGGCGCGGCTGGTGGGGCACGCCGCCCGCCTTTCGCAAGAGCGTCGATCCGGGCGAACCGCTGATCGCCCGGATCGCCCGCTTCTCGATCGCGCATCAGGATGCGGCGCCCCTGCCGCTCGACGCGACGCCCGCGCCCGCCACCGAAAGTGCCGCCGCGCTCGCTGCCCGGCCGCAACAGGCGATCGGCACGGAATCGCTCGGCAGGACGGTCGCGGGCGTCCGCCTGATCGCGATCGCGCCGGGGGCGAAAAGCTTTCTGGTCGAACTGCCGCGATCGGGCGCGCCCGACGGCTGGCCGGCGCTGGCCCGGACCTTCTGCGCGGGGCGCCCCGAATGCCGGATCATGGCGTGGCAGGCGGGCAGCGCGCCGACCGGCCTGCCGCTTGGCGACGCGCAGCTTGCGGCGATGAGCTTCGCCTATATCCATAATGTCGGCAGCGGATTGCAGCGCGCGCTGTGGAACTGCGCCCAGACGCCGCGCGCCGCGCGGAGCGACTGTATGCGCCAGCGGACGCCGACGATCGCGCCGACCGCTGCGCCCGCCAATGCGGGACTGGCCGGGGTGCGGCGAAAGAAACGGTTCGAAACGGTCAGGATCACATCGCCCGACACCGCATCGGGACCGCCAGGCGCGCCCTGA
- the cysK gene encoding cysteine synthase A: MKAATILDTIGNTPHVRVNRLFGDAPDGTEVWIKSERSNPGGSIKDRIALAMIEAAEASGELQPGGTIIEPTSGNTGVGLAMVAAVKGYRLVLVMPESMSIERRRLMLAYGASFDLTPREKGMKGAIERALELVSQTPGSWMPQQFENPANIDVHVRTTAQEILADFADAPIDALITGVGTGGHITGVAEVLKKAWPALKVYAVEPTLSPVISGGQPGPHPIQGIGAGFIPANLHTQLLDGVIQVDPADAKDYARRAASQEGLLVGISSGATLAAIARKLKELPAGSRVLGFNYDTGERYLSVPDFLPE; the protein is encoded by the coding sequence ATGAAAGCTGCCACGATTCTCGACACCATCGGCAATACACCGCATGTCCGCGTCAACCGCCTGTTCGGCGACGCGCCCGACGGCACGGAAGTCTGGATCAAGTCGGAACGCTCCAACCCCGGCGGGTCGATCAAGGATCGCATCGCGCTGGCGATGATCGAAGCGGCCGAGGCGTCGGGCGAATTGCAGCCGGGCGGGACCATCATCGAACCGACATCGGGTAATACCGGCGTGGGCCTGGCCATGGTCGCGGCGGTCAAGGGCTATAGGCTGGTGCTGGTCATGCCCGAAAGCATGTCGATCGAGCGCCGCCGGCTGATGCTGGCCTATGGCGCCAGCTTCGACCTGACCCCGCGCGAAAAGGGCATGAAGGGCGCGATCGAGCGCGCGCTGGAACTGGTGTCGCAGACGCCGGGGAGCTGGATGCCGCAACAGTTCGAAAATCCCGCCAATATCGACGTGCATGTCCGCACCACCGCGCAGGAGATACTGGCCGACTTCGCCGACGCGCCGATCGACGCGCTGATCACCGGCGTCGGCACCGGCGGCCATATCACCGGCGTCGCCGAGGTGCTGAAGAAGGCGTGGCCGGCGCTGAAAGTCTATGCGGTCGAACCGACCCTGTCCCCGGTCATCAGCGGCGGCCAGCCCGGCCCGCACCCGATTCAGGGCATCGGCGCGGGCTTTATCCCGGCGAACCTGCATACCCAGTTGCTCGACGGCGTGATCCAGGTCGATCCGGCCGACGCCAAGGACTATGCCCGCCGCGCCGCGAGCCAGGAAGGGCTGCTGGTCGGCATCTCGTCCGGCGCGACGCTGGCGGCGATCGCCCGGAAGCTGAAGGAACTCCCCGCCGGCAGCCGGGTATTGGGCTTCAACTATGATACCGGCGAACGCTATCTGTCGGTGCCGGACTTCCTGCCCGAATAG
- a CDS encoding MFS transporter, giving the protein MTAPLPPRHPLHFPNFRAYLVGRFCATLAQYSMMILLAWQAYNVARETMSTAGASAQLGLIGLAQFLPLFCLTPVTGWVADHYDRRIITRLTLALLIAAAGLLAFATYGGWVSLPLIFGIAVVVGVARAFNGPAYGALAPNLVPPAVLPNAIALSSVAWQAGDILGKALGGYAYAIEPWAAYALSAALFAVGLISMMMIGPVPQPPRDLTRHPLRQMIDGVTYIRGNRLVLATITLDLFAVLLAGATALLPVYARDILHVGSAGFGHLAMAPGIGAALTALWFSFRPMKSEVGMKMLGAVILFGLATIAFGCTAFLPRGIAIEAGIAALVVLGGADMVSVFVRQSLVQIHTPDAMRGRVSSLSQLTISASNELGEAESGFLAALVGPVAAVIGGGVGAIIVTLIWARLFPELRLAHSFDPPESGRETVSQEKAQ; this is encoded by the coding sequence ATGACGGCTCCCCTCCCGCCCCGGCATCCGCTGCATTTCCCCAATTTTCGCGCCTATCTGGTGGGGCGCTTCTGCGCGACGCTGGCGCAGTACAGCATGATGATCCTGCTGGCGTGGCAGGCCTATAATGTCGCGCGCGAAACCATGTCGACGGCGGGCGCGTCGGCGCAACTGGGGCTGATCGGTCTGGCGCAGTTCCTGCCGCTCTTCTGCCTGACGCCCGTGACCGGATGGGTCGCGGACCATTATGACCGGCGGATCATCACCCGGCTGACGCTCGCCCTGCTGATCGCGGCCGCCGGACTGCTGGCCTTCGCCACCTATGGCGGCTGGGTCAGCCTGCCGCTGATCTTTGGCATCGCCGTCGTCGTCGGCGTCGCCCGCGCCTTCAACGGGCCGGCCTATGGCGCGCTGGCCCCCAATCTGGTGCCGCCCGCCGTGCTGCCCAATGCCATCGCCCTGTCCTCGGTCGCCTGGCAGGCGGGCGACATTCTTGGCAAGGCGCTGGGTGGCTATGCCTATGCGATCGAACCCTGGGCCGCCTATGCGCTGTCGGCGGCGCTGTTCGCGGTCGGCCTCATTTCCATGATGATGATCGGCCCGGTGCCGCAGCCGCCGCGCGACCTGACCCGCCATCCGCTGCGCCAGATGATCGACGGCGTCACCTATATCAGGGGCAACCGGCTGGTGCTGGCGACCATCACGCTGGATTTGTTCGCGGTGCTGCTGGCCGGTGCGACGGCGCTGCTGCCGGTCTATGCCCGCGACATATTGCATGTCGGATCGGCCGGGTTCGGCCATCTGGCGATGGCGCCGGGCATCGGCGCCGCGCTGACCGCGCTCTGGTTCTCCTTCCGCCCGATGAAGAGCGAGGTGGGCATGAAGATGCTGGGCGCGGTGATCCTGTTCGGCCTCGCCACCATCGCTTTCGGCTGCACCGCCTTCCTGCCGCGCGGCATCGCGATCGAGGCGGGGATCGCCGCGCTGGTCGTGCTGGGCGGGGCGGACATGGTGTCGGTGTTCGTGCGCCAGTCGCTGGTCCAGATCCACACGCCCGACGCGATGCGCGGCCGCGTGTCGAGCCTGTCGCAACTTACCATTTCCGCGTCGAACGAACTGGGCGAAGCGGAATCCGGCTTCCTTGCCGCGCTGGTCGGGCCGGTCGCGGCGGTGATCGGCGGCGGCGTGGGCGCGATCATCGTCACCCTCATTTGGGCGCGACTCTTCCCCGAATTGCGCCTAGCACATAGCTTCGATCCACCCGAAAGCGGGCGAGAGACAGTCAGCCAGGAGAAGGCCCAATGA